One genomic window of Cupriavidus sp. P-10 includes the following:
- a CDS encoding RES family NAD+ phosphorylase: MMILWRISNFADLKGIGGLRAGGRWHFAGQPVVYLAEHPALAFLEVLVHQDIRRMEDLPTHYQLLQIEVEDAIAVAEIPDLPADWKSDNSWSGSAGTEWLASRSTLLLKVPSVLVPYAANYVFNPAHPDAETVRIVEARRVDHDPRILSLLSEQKPRT; encoded by the coding sequence CTGATGATTCTCTGGCGGATTAGCAATTTTGCGGATCTCAAGGGAATCGGGGGGCTGCGTGCCGGCGGACGCTGGCACTTCGCAGGACAGCCTGTTGTGTACCTGGCAGAGCATCCTGCCCTGGCCTTCCTCGAGGTGCTCGTACACCAAGATATCAGGCGGATGGAGGATCTCCCTACGCACTACCAACTCCTCCAGATCGAGGTAGAAGACGCCATCGCTGTCGCGGAAATTCCGGACTTGCCCGCGGACTGGAAAAGCGACAATAGTTGGTCCGGAAGCGCCGGCACAGAATGGCTCGCATCGCGCTCGACCTTGCTGCTGAAAGTGCCCAGCGTGCTGGTGCCATATGCAGCTAACTACGTCTTCAATCCCGCGCATCCAGATGCGGAAACGGTACGTATCGTAGAAGCTCGGCGGGTAGACCACGATCCACGCATCCTGTCACTGCTCAGCGAGCAAAAGCCGCGCACTTGA